AGAAGGTGCACTACCGCAACGGCCGCAAACCCAACTCCACCCCGCTGTTCAGCGGCGCGGTGTCCTACGGGAACCTGCTCTTCATCGCAGGCAAAGGCGCTCACTTCGCCGGCGACATCAAGGCGCACACCAAGCACGTCCTCGACGAAGTGGAGAAGGAACTGGTGAACGCCGGCTCATCCATGGAAAAGGTCCTCAAGTGCAACGTCTACCTGCGCACCCTCGAGGATTATGCGTCGATGAACGAGGTCTTCAAGGGCCGGTTCGGATCCGAACCCCCAGTACGTACCACCGTCGCCTGCGCTGATGGAATTCCCGGCGATTCGCTCGTCGAAATCGACGTAATCGCATACATCTGAAACGAAGGGAGTTTTTCCTTCCATTCCGGGGAGATTGCCAGTAGAATCAAAGAAAAACGAGGGTAGTACCGAATCGGTTCCAGTTGACCAGAAACCGGGAGACGCCCATGGAAAACGTATCCGTTCTGCTGATCTCTCCGTTCGACAGCGATCAGCGTCTGCTCGCCTCGATCTTCACCCGCTCCAAGTGGCGGCTGGCAGCTGCCACTAATCTCGATACCGCCAGGGAGATCCTGTCGAGTCAACCACCGTCGATCGTTGTCACCGAAGACCGCTTTCCCGGCGGCAACTGGGAGGCCGTGCTCGACGTAGTCACCTGTGCCGGCCCCGTTCGGCCGCGCGTCATCGTTGTTTCGCGCCTCGCCGACGATAACCTTTGGCAGCGAGTCCTCGACGCCGGCGGCTACGACGTCCTCGAGAAGCCATTCGAGCAGGAATCGCTCTTTCTCTCGATCAGCCAGGCTTGGCGCCAGTGGCAATGTGAATCCACGCGGATTCGCACCGCCCGCCTACCAGTCGACGAAGCTGCGGTAACACTGGCGGCATCGTAGGATCTGGCCGCCCGTCATCGACACCACGGACCGCCACCAGCGTGACTTGGTCGCCGGAGCGACCTCCGACGATAAACACCGCGGGCAGTAGTGCCCGCTGGCAACCGAGCCGCTGGTCTGGCGCGGTGCTGAACTTCGGGGTAGCGTCATAGCTCTCTCCTTCGAAAACGGGAAAGGGCGCGGAGCTGCAGATCCACGCCCCATTCCCGGACATCTCCTCAGTCTCGTTTCCAGGGAAGTGTAAGCCCGCCCACAAAACTCTCGCCCGCTTTTGGGCTCTCAGCGAAGTTCCTGTTTCAGCCATTCAATCATCTTCGTTTTGTATTTCTGCCAGGCCGGATTCTTCTCCCAAGGGCCTACCCCATGTGGCGCATCTTCCACGGGATACACTTCGCACCGAGCCCCAACGCTTCGCATCTTCTCGCACATCATCGGCGATTGCTCGAAAGGCACCGCTGCGTCCTTGGTCCCGTGGATGAACAGGAAAGGCGGCATCCCCTTGTGCACGTACTGAATTGGCGACGCTTCGGCAAGCTTGGCGTCCGCCGCCGCATCGAGTGTTTCGAGATGCAGAAGCTGCTTCAGGTTGCGTGAAATGCCGCCGCGATCATGCTCGCGCTTCAACATATCGTGGACCCCG
This DNA window, taken from Bryobacteraceae bacterium, encodes the following:
- a CDS encoding RidA family protein, producing the protein MAQTPQNSDNQNKTNTRRKVLTAALAAGAATTAAAQTGPAKKVHYRNGRKPNSTPLFSGAVSYGNLLFIAGKGAHFAGDIKAHTKHVLDEVEKELVNAGSSMEKVLKCNVYLRTLEDYASMNEVFKGRFGSEPPVRTTVACADGIPGDSLVEIDVIAYI
- a CDS encoding response regulator, with product MENVSVLLISPFDSDQRLLASIFTRSKWRLAAATNLDTAREILSSQPPSIVVTEDRFPGGNWEAVLDVVTCAGPVRPRVIVVSRLADDNLWQRVLDAGGYDVLEKPFEQESLFLSISQAWRQWQCESTRIRTARLPVDEAAVTLAAS